One Pelodiscus sinensis isolate JC-2024 chromosome 24, ASM4963464v1, whole genome shotgun sequence DNA segment encodes these proteins:
- the FCRL6 gene encoding Fc receptor-like protein 6 isoform X5 yields the protein MPGRAMLLVLAFGLAAAAEKSTLTLDPPWKTVFRWERFTLTCSRPYTPGGSTLWHRNGKAWRSTLKNRITIEEAEMNDSGSYKCQAPGSHPSDPIELTVSYDWLILQVPYYAVFEGDPLLLRCCGWQGDTVSNIRFYKDGVDIRLYPENSVLTIKQARTSDSGKYHCSGRIKNTMNIMAAETSHVASISVQELFSSPVLKITGSGDVIEGNPVTLRCFTQLNSQKSDIQLLRVFYKDSMAPIGTGISPDYHIPAAGLEDSGFYHCEVKTMTLSVQKQSSKLKLDVKRIPVSRVSLGVQPQGGRVTEGEQLVLSCSVEVGTGPITFSWHQKGSRQALRTETQHSQRMVYEIPAANETDMGEYYCMASNGNPPASSPGVKIVVMVPVSGATITADPTGLEVMAGESMNLSCSVESGTAPLFKWLHNSEDLAAASGLSPPTAVGNMLHFRSVQLGHGGNYQCIASNQLSPQQVFQAHSKILAIAVIEGPSSQVAVAVPVSFLCVGVTAALVFYFKYWKKAGVWLRPLSVASTRNSQPLPSVSGSLGLAPPASELKMARSGRIPTSCQIHPMNSRPLFPHWLCCHPALLPHRSHPALALEVPVCSKADPLVTFGISSLAMNHWSRAVPSNAGALLSSAHASPPWRWGWVGKRGWEAAGAEAVGCKSTAGQGGSPAASGE from the exons ATGCCAGGGAGGGCCATGCTGCTTGTGCTGG CCTTCGGCCTAGCCG CGGCTGCAGAGAAATCCACCCTGACCCTTGACCCCCCTTGGAAAACGGTGTTTCGGTGGGAGAGATTTACTCTGACGTGCAGCAGGCCCTACACTCCTGGGGGAAGCACATTATGGCATCGCAACGGCAAAGCCTGGAGAAGCACACTAAAAAACCGCATCACGATTGAAGAGGCTGAGATGAATGATTCGGGTAGCTACAAgtgccaggctcctggctcccaTCCAAGTGATCCCATTGAGCTGACTGTTTCTTATG ACTGGCTGATTCTCCAGGTCCCTTACTATGCAGTGTTCGAAGGGGACCCACTGCTCCTGAGGTGCTGTGGATGGCAGGGAGACACTGTGTCTAATATAAGATTTTACAAAGATGGAGTAGACATCAGACTATACCCTGAGAACTCAGTGCTGACCATCAAACAAGCAAGGACAAGTGACAGTGGCAAATATCACTGCAGCGGACGCATAAAAAATACTATGAACATTATGGCTGCAGAGACTTCTCATGTGGCATCTATTTCTGTCCAAG AGTTGTTTTCGTCTCCTGTGCTGAAGATAACAGGCTCAGGCGACGTTATAGAAGGAAACCCGGTGACCCTGAGGTGTTTCACACAGCTCAACTCACAGAAATCAGACATACAGCTTCTAAGAGTCTTCTACAAAGACAGTATGGCCCCGATTGGAACTGGAATCTCCCCTGACTACCACATCCCAGCGGCAGGCCTGGAAGACTCAGGGTTTTACCACTGTGAGGTGAAGACGATGACCTTAAGTGTACAGAAACAGAGTTCCAAGTTAAAGCTTGATGTTAAAC gaaTCCCGGTGTCCAGAGTCTCCCTGGGGGTCCAGCCCCAAGGGGGGCGGGTGACAGAAGGGGAGCAGCTGGTGCTGAGCTGTTCTGTGGAGGTGGGCACGGGGCCAATCACCTTCTCTTGGCACCAGAAGGGATCCAGGCAGGCCCTGAGGACAGAGACTCAGCACTCACAGAGGATGGTCTATGAAATCCCTGCAGCCAATGAGACCGACATGGGGGAGTACTACTGCATGGCCTCCAATGGCAACCCTCCAGCATCAAGCCCGGGCGTGAAGATTGTCGTGATGG TGCCCGTGTCTGGGGCCACCATCACTGCAGATCCCACGGGGCTAGAGGTCATGGCTGGAGAAAGCATGAATCTCAGCTGCTCGGTGGAGTCTGGCACCGCCCCCTTGTTCAAGtggctccacaacagcgaggacCTGGCTGCAGCCTCGGGGCTCAGCCCACCCACAGCTGTGGGGAACATGCTGCATTTCAGGTCGGTGCAGCTGGGCCATGGAGGGAATTACCAGTGCATTGCCAGCAACCAACTCAGCCCCCAGCAAGTCTTCCAGGCCCACAGCAAGATCCTGGCCATTGCCGTGATAG AGGGCCCCAGTTCCCaggtggctgtggctgtgcctgtctCCTTCCTGTGCGTGGGTGTCACTGCGGCTCTGGTATTCTACTTCAAGTACTGGAAGAAAGCAGGTGTGTGGCTCCGTCCACTGAGTGTAGCTAGCACAAGAAACTCACAGCCACTTCCAAGCGTCTCTGGAAGCCTCGGCCTTGCTCCTCCGGCAAGTGAGCTTAAAATGGCCAGATCCGGGCGGATTCCAACTTCCTGCCAAATTCACCCCATGAATTCTAGACCTTTGTTCCCACACTGGCTTTGCTGTCACCCAGCCCTTTTGCCACACCGATCCCACCCAGCTTTAGCTCTGGAGGTTCCCGTATGCAGCAAGGCTGATCCCTTGGTCACATTCGGCATCTCGTCTCTTGCAATGAATCACTGGAGCAGGGCTGTTCCTAGCAATGCTGGTGCCCTACTCAGCTCAGCACATGCCTCTCCCCCTTGGCGgtggggatgggtggggaagaggggttggGAAGCTGCTGGGGCAGAAGCTGTGGGGTGCAAGAGCACGGCGGGGCAGggaggctcacctgcagcctcaggggagtAG
- the FCRL6 gene encoding Fc receptor-like protein 6 isoform X1 — MPGRAMLLVLAFGLAAAAEKSTLTLDPPWKTVFRWERFTLTCSRPYTPGGSTLWHRNGKAWRSTLKNRITIEEAEMNDSGSYKCQAPGSHPSDPIELTVSYDWLILQVPYYAVFEGDPLLLRCCGWQGDTVSNIRFYKDGVDIRLYPENSVLTIKQARTSDSGKYHCSGRIKNTMNIMAAETSHVASISVQELFSSPVLKITGSGDVIEGNPVTLRCFTQLNSQKSDIQLLRVFYKDSMAPIGTGISPDYHIPAAGLEDSGFYHCEVKTMTLSVQKQSSKLKLDVKRIPVSRVSLGVQPQGGRVTEGEQLVLSCSVEVGTGPITFSWHQKGSRQALRTETQHSQRMVYEIPAANETDMGEYYCMASNGNPPASSPGVKIVVMVPVSPPLLTISVADAWATVGDVVEIWCESSRGSAPILYRFHHEGDALGNRTVSSRGPGSLALKVTSERDTGTYFCEADNGMAHGSQRSAPFRLSVLVPVSGATITADPTGLEVMAGESMNLSCSVESGTAPLFKWLHNSEDLAAASGLSPPTAVGNMLHFRSVQLGHGGNYQCIASNQLSPQQVFQAHSKILAIAVIEGPSSQVAVAVPVSFLCVGVTAALVFYFKYWKKAGVWLRPLSVASTRNSQPLPSVSGSLGLAPPASELKMARSGRIPTSCQIHPMNSRPLFPHWLCCHPALLPHRSHPALALEVPVCSKADPLVTFGISSLAMNHWSRAVPSNAGALLSSAHASPPWRWGWVGKRGWEAAGAEAVGCKSTAGQGGSPAASGE, encoded by the exons ATGCCAGGGAGGGCCATGCTGCTTGTGCTGG CCTTCGGCCTAGCCG CGGCTGCAGAGAAATCCACCCTGACCCTTGACCCCCCTTGGAAAACGGTGTTTCGGTGGGAGAGATTTACTCTGACGTGCAGCAGGCCCTACACTCCTGGGGGAAGCACATTATGGCATCGCAACGGCAAAGCCTGGAGAAGCACACTAAAAAACCGCATCACGATTGAAGAGGCTGAGATGAATGATTCGGGTAGCTACAAgtgccaggctcctggctcccaTCCAAGTGATCCCATTGAGCTGACTGTTTCTTATG ACTGGCTGATTCTCCAGGTCCCTTACTATGCAGTGTTCGAAGGGGACCCACTGCTCCTGAGGTGCTGTGGATGGCAGGGAGACACTGTGTCTAATATAAGATTTTACAAAGATGGAGTAGACATCAGACTATACCCTGAGAACTCAGTGCTGACCATCAAACAAGCAAGGACAAGTGACAGTGGCAAATATCACTGCAGCGGACGCATAAAAAATACTATGAACATTATGGCTGCAGAGACTTCTCATGTGGCATCTATTTCTGTCCAAG AGTTGTTTTCGTCTCCTGTGCTGAAGATAACAGGCTCAGGCGACGTTATAGAAGGAAACCCGGTGACCCTGAGGTGTTTCACACAGCTCAACTCACAGAAATCAGACATACAGCTTCTAAGAGTCTTCTACAAAGACAGTATGGCCCCGATTGGAACTGGAATCTCCCCTGACTACCACATCCCAGCGGCAGGCCTGGAAGACTCAGGGTTTTACCACTGTGAGGTGAAGACGATGACCTTAAGTGTACAGAAACAGAGTTCCAAGTTAAAGCTTGATGTTAAAC gaaTCCCGGTGTCCAGAGTCTCCCTGGGGGTCCAGCCCCAAGGGGGGCGGGTGACAGAAGGGGAGCAGCTGGTGCTGAGCTGTTCTGTGGAGGTGGGCACGGGGCCAATCACCTTCTCTTGGCACCAGAAGGGATCCAGGCAGGCCCTGAGGACAGAGACTCAGCACTCACAGAGGATGGTCTATGAAATCCCTGCAGCCAATGAGACCGACATGGGGGAGTACTACTGCATGGCCTCCAATGGCAACCCTCCAGCATCAAGCCCGGGCGTGAAGATTGTCGTGATGG TTCCAGTGTCCCCGCCTCTCCTGACCATTAGCGTGGCCGACGCCTGGGCCACCGTTGGGGACGTGGTGGAGATCTGGTGCGAGTCGTCCCGCGGCTCCGCCCCCATCCTCTATCGGTTTCATCAtgagggggatgctctggggaaCCGGACGGTCAGCTCCCGAGGGCCAGGATCCCTTGCCCTGAAAGTGACGTCTGAGCGGGATACTGGGACCTACTTCTGCGAGGCTGACAATGGCATGGCCCACGGCTCCCAGCGCAGTGCCCCCTTCCGCCTCTCCGTGCTCG TGCCCGTGTCTGGGGCCACCATCACTGCAGATCCCACGGGGCTAGAGGTCATGGCTGGAGAAAGCATGAATCTCAGCTGCTCGGTGGAGTCTGGCACCGCCCCCTTGTTCAAGtggctccacaacagcgaggacCTGGCTGCAGCCTCGGGGCTCAGCCCACCCACAGCTGTGGGGAACATGCTGCATTTCAGGTCGGTGCAGCTGGGCCATGGAGGGAATTACCAGTGCATTGCCAGCAACCAACTCAGCCCCCAGCAAGTCTTCCAGGCCCACAGCAAGATCCTGGCCATTGCCGTGATAG AGGGCCCCAGTTCCCaggtggctgtggctgtgcctgtctCCTTCCTGTGCGTGGGTGTCACTGCGGCTCTGGTATTCTACTTCAAGTACTGGAAGAAAGCAGGTGTGTGGCTCCGTCCACTGAGTGTAGCTAGCACAAGAAACTCACAGCCACTTCCAAGCGTCTCTGGAAGCCTCGGCCTTGCTCCTCCGGCAAGTGAGCTTAAAATGGCCAGATCCGGGCGGATTCCAACTTCCTGCCAAATTCACCCCATGAATTCTAGACCTTTGTTCCCACACTGGCTTTGCTGTCACCCAGCCCTTTTGCCACACCGATCCCACCCAGCTTTAGCTCTGGAGGTTCCCGTATGCAGCAAGGCTGATCCCTTGGTCACATTCGGCATCTCGTCTCTTGCAATGAATCACTGGAGCAGGGCTGTTCCTAGCAATGCTGGTGCCCTACTCAGCTCAGCACATGCCTCTCCCCCTTGGCGgtggggatgggtggggaagaggggttggGAAGCTGCTGGGGCAGAAGCTGTGGGGTGCAAGAGCACGGCGGGGCAGggaggctcacctgcagcctcaggggagtAG
- the FCRL6 gene encoding Fc receptor-like protein 6 isoform X8 — MPGRAMLLVLAFGLAAAAEKSTLTLDPPWKTVFRWERFTLTCSRPYTPGGSTLWHRNGKAWRSTLKNRITIEEAEMNDSGSYKCQAPGSHPSDPIELTVSYDWLILQVPYYAVFEGDPLLLRCCGWQGDTVSNIRFYKDGVDIRLYPENSVLTIKQARTSDSGKYHCSGRIKNTMNIMAAETSHVASISVQELFSSPVLKITGSGDVIEGNPVTLRCFTQLNSQKSDIQLLRVFYKDSMAPIGTGISPDYHIPAAGLEDSGFYHCEVKTMTLSVQKQSSKLKLDVKRIPVSRVSLGVQPQGGRVTEGEQLVLSCSVEVGTGPITFSWHQKGSRQALRTETQHSQRMVYEIPAANETDMGEYYCMASNGNPPASSPGVKIVVMVPVSPPLLTISVADAWATVGDVVEIWCESSRGSAPILYRFHHEGDALGNRTVSSRGPGSLALKVTSERDTGTYFCEADNGMAHGSQRSAPFRLSVLVPVSGATITADPTGLEVMAGESMNLSCSVESGTAPLFKWLHNSEDLAAASGLSPPTAVGNMLHFRRMVFQCPKEMSSLRWSTQSAHNMQDVGIPWIYIEARLYFLYYLFLS; from the exons ATGCCAGGGAGGGCCATGCTGCTTGTGCTGG CCTTCGGCCTAGCCG CGGCTGCAGAGAAATCCACCCTGACCCTTGACCCCCCTTGGAAAACGGTGTTTCGGTGGGAGAGATTTACTCTGACGTGCAGCAGGCCCTACACTCCTGGGGGAAGCACATTATGGCATCGCAACGGCAAAGCCTGGAGAAGCACACTAAAAAACCGCATCACGATTGAAGAGGCTGAGATGAATGATTCGGGTAGCTACAAgtgccaggctcctggctcccaTCCAAGTGATCCCATTGAGCTGACTGTTTCTTATG ACTGGCTGATTCTCCAGGTCCCTTACTATGCAGTGTTCGAAGGGGACCCACTGCTCCTGAGGTGCTGTGGATGGCAGGGAGACACTGTGTCTAATATAAGATTTTACAAAGATGGAGTAGACATCAGACTATACCCTGAGAACTCAGTGCTGACCATCAAACAAGCAAGGACAAGTGACAGTGGCAAATATCACTGCAGCGGACGCATAAAAAATACTATGAACATTATGGCTGCAGAGACTTCTCATGTGGCATCTATTTCTGTCCAAG AGTTGTTTTCGTCTCCTGTGCTGAAGATAACAGGCTCAGGCGACGTTATAGAAGGAAACCCGGTGACCCTGAGGTGTTTCACACAGCTCAACTCACAGAAATCAGACATACAGCTTCTAAGAGTCTTCTACAAAGACAGTATGGCCCCGATTGGAACTGGAATCTCCCCTGACTACCACATCCCAGCGGCAGGCCTGGAAGACTCAGGGTTTTACCACTGTGAGGTGAAGACGATGACCTTAAGTGTACAGAAACAGAGTTCCAAGTTAAAGCTTGATGTTAAAC gaaTCCCGGTGTCCAGAGTCTCCCTGGGGGTCCAGCCCCAAGGGGGGCGGGTGACAGAAGGGGAGCAGCTGGTGCTGAGCTGTTCTGTGGAGGTGGGCACGGGGCCAATCACCTTCTCTTGGCACCAGAAGGGATCCAGGCAGGCCCTGAGGACAGAGACTCAGCACTCACAGAGGATGGTCTATGAAATCCCTGCAGCCAATGAGACCGACATGGGGGAGTACTACTGCATGGCCTCCAATGGCAACCCTCCAGCATCAAGCCCGGGCGTGAAGATTGTCGTGATGG TTCCAGTGTCCCCGCCTCTCCTGACCATTAGCGTGGCCGACGCCTGGGCCACCGTTGGGGACGTGGTGGAGATCTGGTGCGAGTCGTCCCGCGGCTCCGCCCCCATCCTCTATCGGTTTCATCAtgagggggatgctctggggaaCCGGACGGTCAGCTCCCGAGGGCCAGGATCCCTTGCCCTGAAAGTGACGTCTGAGCGGGATACTGGGACCTACTTCTGCGAGGCTGACAATGGCATGGCCCACGGCTCCCAGCGCAGTGCCCCCTTCCGCCTCTCCGTGCTCG TGCCCGTGTCTGGGGCCACCATCACTGCAGATCCCACGGGGCTAGAGGTCATGGCTGGAGAAAGCATGAATCTCAGCTGCTCGGTGGAGTCTGGCACCGCCCCCTTGTTCAAGtggctccacaacagcgaggacCTGGCTGCAGCCTCGGGGCTCAGCCCACCCACAGCTGTGGGGAACATGCTGCATTTCAG AAGGATGGTTTTCCAGTGCCCAAAGGAG ATGTCTTCTTTGAGATGGAGCACACAATCTGCACACAATatgcaagatgtgggcataccatggatttatatagaggcaagattatattttctgtattatcTGTTCCTTTCCTAA
- the FCRL6 gene encoding Fc receptor-like protein 6 isoform X6 produces the protein MPGRAMLLVLAFGLAAAAEKSTLTLDPPWKTVFRWERFTLTCSRPYTPGGSTLWHRNGKAWRSTLKNRITIEEAEMNDSGSYKCQAPGSHPSDPIELTVSYDWLILQVPYYAVFEGDPLLLRCCGWQGDTVSNIRFYKDGVDIRLYPENSVLTIKQARTSDSGKYHCSGRIKNTMNIMAAETSHVASISVQELFSSPVLKITGSGDVIEGNPVTLRCFTQLNSQKSDIQLLRVFYKDSMAPIGTGISPDYHIPAAGLEDSGFYHCEVKTMTLSVQKQSSKLKLDVKRIPVSRVSLGVQPQGGRVTEGEQLVLSCSVEVGTGPITFSWHQKGSRQALRTETQHSQRMVYEIPAANETDMGEYYCMASNGNPPASSPGVKIVVMVPVSPPLLTISVADAWATVGDVVEIWCESSRGSAPILYRFHHEGDALGNRTVSSRGPGSLALKVTSERDTGTYFCEADNGMAHGSQRSAPFRLSVLVPVSGATITADPTGLEVMAGESMNLSCSVESGTAPLFKWLHNSEDLAAASGLSPPTAVGNMLHFRSVQLGHGGNYQCIASNQLSPQQVFQAHSKILAIAVIEGPSSQVAVAVPVSFLCVGVTAALVFYFKYWKKAEGWFSSAQRRCLL, from the exons ATGCCAGGGAGGGCCATGCTGCTTGTGCTGG CCTTCGGCCTAGCCG CGGCTGCAGAGAAATCCACCCTGACCCTTGACCCCCCTTGGAAAACGGTGTTTCGGTGGGAGAGATTTACTCTGACGTGCAGCAGGCCCTACACTCCTGGGGGAAGCACATTATGGCATCGCAACGGCAAAGCCTGGAGAAGCACACTAAAAAACCGCATCACGATTGAAGAGGCTGAGATGAATGATTCGGGTAGCTACAAgtgccaggctcctggctcccaTCCAAGTGATCCCATTGAGCTGACTGTTTCTTATG ACTGGCTGATTCTCCAGGTCCCTTACTATGCAGTGTTCGAAGGGGACCCACTGCTCCTGAGGTGCTGTGGATGGCAGGGAGACACTGTGTCTAATATAAGATTTTACAAAGATGGAGTAGACATCAGACTATACCCTGAGAACTCAGTGCTGACCATCAAACAAGCAAGGACAAGTGACAGTGGCAAATATCACTGCAGCGGACGCATAAAAAATACTATGAACATTATGGCTGCAGAGACTTCTCATGTGGCATCTATTTCTGTCCAAG AGTTGTTTTCGTCTCCTGTGCTGAAGATAACAGGCTCAGGCGACGTTATAGAAGGAAACCCGGTGACCCTGAGGTGTTTCACACAGCTCAACTCACAGAAATCAGACATACAGCTTCTAAGAGTCTTCTACAAAGACAGTATGGCCCCGATTGGAACTGGAATCTCCCCTGACTACCACATCCCAGCGGCAGGCCTGGAAGACTCAGGGTTTTACCACTGTGAGGTGAAGACGATGACCTTAAGTGTACAGAAACAGAGTTCCAAGTTAAAGCTTGATGTTAAAC gaaTCCCGGTGTCCAGAGTCTCCCTGGGGGTCCAGCCCCAAGGGGGGCGGGTGACAGAAGGGGAGCAGCTGGTGCTGAGCTGTTCTGTGGAGGTGGGCACGGGGCCAATCACCTTCTCTTGGCACCAGAAGGGATCCAGGCAGGCCCTGAGGACAGAGACTCAGCACTCACAGAGGATGGTCTATGAAATCCCTGCAGCCAATGAGACCGACATGGGGGAGTACTACTGCATGGCCTCCAATGGCAACCCTCCAGCATCAAGCCCGGGCGTGAAGATTGTCGTGATGG TTCCAGTGTCCCCGCCTCTCCTGACCATTAGCGTGGCCGACGCCTGGGCCACCGTTGGGGACGTGGTGGAGATCTGGTGCGAGTCGTCCCGCGGCTCCGCCCCCATCCTCTATCGGTTTCATCAtgagggggatgctctggggaaCCGGACGGTCAGCTCCCGAGGGCCAGGATCCCTTGCCCTGAAAGTGACGTCTGAGCGGGATACTGGGACCTACTTCTGCGAGGCTGACAATGGCATGGCCCACGGCTCCCAGCGCAGTGCCCCCTTCCGCCTCTCCGTGCTCG TGCCCGTGTCTGGGGCCACCATCACTGCAGATCCCACGGGGCTAGAGGTCATGGCTGGAGAAAGCATGAATCTCAGCTGCTCGGTGGAGTCTGGCACCGCCCCCTTGTTCAAGtggctccacaacagcgaggacCTGGCTGCAGCCTCGGGGCTCAGCCCACCCACAGCTGTGGGGAACATGCTGCATTTCAGGTCGGTGCAGCTGGGCCATGGAGGGAATTACCAGTGCATTGCCAGCAACCAACTCAGCCCCCAGCAAGTCTTCCAGGCCCACAGCAAGATCCTGGCCATTGCCGTGATAG AGGGCCCCAGTTCCCaggtggctgtggctgtgcctgtctCCTTCCTGTGCGTGGGTGTCACTGCGGCTCTGGTATTCTACTTCAAGTACTGGAAGAAAGCAG AAGGATGGTTTTCCAGTGCCCAAAGGAG ATGTCTTCTTTGA
- the FCRL6 gene encoding Fc receptor-like protein 6 isoform X7: protein MPGRAMLLVLAFGLAAAAEKSTLTLDPPWKTVFRWERFTLTCSRPYTPGGSTLWHRNGKAWRSTLKNRITIEEAEMNDSGSYKCQAPGSHPSDPIELTVSYDWLILQVPYYAVFEGDPLLLRCCGWQGDTVSNIRFYKDGVDIRLYPENSVLTIKQARTSDSGKYHCSGRIKNTMNIMAAETSHVASISVQELFSSPVLKITGSGDVIEGNPVTLRCFTQLNSQKSDIQLLRVFYKDSMAPIGTGISPDYHIPAAGLEDSGFYHCEVKTMTLSVQKQSSKLKLDVKRIPVSRVSLGVQPQGGRVTEGEQLVLSCSVEVGTGPITFSWHQKGSRQALRTETQHSQRMVYEIPAANETDMGEYYCMASNGNPPASSPGVKIVVMVPVSPPLLTISVADAWATVGDVVEIWCESSRGSAPILYRFHHEGDALGNRTVSSRGPGSLALKVTSERDTGTYFCEADNGMAHGSQRSAPFRLSVLVPVSGATITADPTGLEVMAGESMNLSCSVESGTAPLFKWLHNSEDLAAASGLSPPTAVGNMLHFRGPQFPGGCGCACLLPVRGCHCGSGILLQVLEESRRMVFQCPKEMSSLRWSTQSAHNMQDVGIPWIYIEARLYFLYYLFLS from the exons ATGCCAGGGAGGGCCATGCTGCTTGTGCTGG CCTTCGGCCTAGCCG CGGCTGCAGAGAAATCCACCCTGACCCTTGACCCCCCTTGGAAAACGGTGTTTCGGTGGGAGAGATTTACTCTGACGTGCAGCAGGCCCTACACTCCTGGGGGAAGCACATTATGGCATCGCAACGGCAAAGCCTGGAGAAGCACACTAAAAAACCGCATCACGATTGAAGAGGCTGAGATGAATGATTCGGGTAGCTACAAgtgccaggctcctggctcccaTCCAAGTGATCCCATTGAGCTGACTGTTTCTTATG ACTGGCTGATTCTCCAGGTCCCTTACTATGCAGTGTTCGAAGGGGACCCACTGCTCCTGAGGTGCTGTGGATGGCAGGGAGACACTGTGTCTAATATAAGATTTTACAAAGATGGAGTAGACATCAGACTATACCCTGAGAACTCAGTGCTGACCATCAAACAAGCAAGGACAAGTGACAGTGGCAAATATCACTGCAGCGGACGCATAAAAAATACTATGAACATTATGGCTGCAGAGACTTCTCATGTGGCATCTATTTCTGTCCAAG AGTTGTTTTCGTCTCCTGTGCTGAAGATAACAGGCTCAGGCGACGTTATAGAAGGAAACCCGGTGACCCTGAGGTGTTTCACACAGCTCAACTCACAGAAATCAGACATACAGCTTCTAAGAGTCTTCTACAAAGACAGTATGGCCCCGATTGGAACTGGAATCTCCCCTGACTACCACATCCCAGCGGCAGGCCTGGAAGACTCAGGGTTTTACCACTGTGAGGTGAAGACGATGACCTTAAGTGTACAGAAACAGAGTTCCAAGTTAAAGCTTGATGTTAAAC gaaTCCCGGTGTCCAGAGTCTCCCTGGGGGTCCAGCCCCAAGGGGGGCGGGTGACAGAAGGGGAGCAGCTGGTGCTGAGCTGTTCTGTGGAGGTGGGCACGGGGCCAATCACCTTCTCTTGGCACCAGAAGGGATCCAGGCAGGCCCTGAGGACAGAGACTCAGCACTCACAGAGGATGGTCTATGAAATCCCTGCAGCCAATGAGACCGACATGGGGGAGTACTACTGCATGGCCTCCAATGGCAACCCTCCAGCATCAAGCCCGGGCGTGAAGATTGTCGTGATGG TTCCAGTGTCCCCGCCTCTCCTGACCATTAGCGTGGCCGACGCCTGGGCCACCGTTGGGGACGTGGTGGAGATCTGGTGCGAGTCGTCCCGCGGCTCCGCCCCCATCCTCTATCGGTTTCATCAtgagggggatgctctggggaaCCGGACGGTCAGCTCCCGAGGGCCAGGATCCCTTGCCCTGAAAGTGACGTCTGAGCGGGATACTGGGACCTACTTCTGCGAGGCTGACAATGGCATGGCCCACGGCTCCCAGCGCAGTGCCCCCTTCCGCCTCTCCGTGCTCG TGCCCGTGTCTGGGGCCACCATCACTGCAGATCCCACGGGGCTAGAGGTCATGGCTGGAGAAAGCATGAATCTCAGCTGCTCGGTGGAGTCTGGCACCGCCCCCTTGTTCAAGtggctccacaacagcgaggacCTGGCTGCAGCCTCGGGGCTCAGCCCACCCACAGCTGTGGGGAACATGCTGCATTTCAG AGGGCCCCAGTTCCCaggtggctgtggctgtgcctgtctCCTTCCTGTGCGTGGGTGTCACTGCGGCTCTGGTATTCTACTTCAAGTACTGGAAGAAAGCAG AAGGATGGTTTTCCAGTGCCCAAAGGAG ATGTCTTCTTTGAGATGGAGCACACAATCTGCACACAATatgcaagatgtgggcataccatggatttatatagaggcaagattatattttctgtattatcTGTTCCTTTCCTAA